Proteins encoded by one window of Lathyrus oleraceus cultivar Zhongwan6 chromosome 1, CAAS_Psat_ZW6_1.0, whole genome shotgun sequence:
- the LOC127115891 gene encoding uncharacterized protein LOC127115891 has protein sequence MGGSKASSTSEVGNGLPRCGCNETMKLFVSKSIENPGRKFWKCRNYMNGCGLFLWDDLVSEFAVKETNPSGCRQCEVNKAYLIEFAKEIVEEIDCRVGKLNKLEKLKKKIAMEKRKNLWLMFVIGLSWMLIAAMVKLV, from the exons ATGGGTGGCAGCAAGGCATCTTCCACGAGTGAAGTTGGAAACGGCTTACCAAGATGTGGATGCAATGAAACCATGAAGTTGTTCGTCTCCAAGTCAATTGAAAACCCCGGTCGCAAATTTTGGAAATGCAGGAATTATATG AATGGGTGCGGTTTATTTTTGTGGGATGATTTGGTCAGTGAGTTTGCAGTGAAAGAAACCAATCCGTCCGGATGCCGCCAATGTGAAGTCAACAAGGcttatttgattgaatttgcTAAAGAGATTGTTGAGGAGATAGATTGCAGAGTCGGAAAGCTTAACAAGTTAGAAAAACTGAAGAAAAAGATTGCAATGGAAAAGAGGAAAAATTTATGGTTAATGTTTGTAATTGGTCTGTCATGGATGTTGATAGCAGCTATGGTTAAGTTAGTCTAA